In Salvelinus sp. IW2-2015 unplaced genomic scaffold, ASM291031v2 Un_scaffold1525, whole genome shotgun sequence, the genomic stretch AGGAATGTAAAAAAGCAGAAGAGAAAAAAgcaggtatttttttttaaaccacatGAATTGAACCAGTGAGATCTGACTATGTTAATTGAATAGAAGCTgaacagttattttatttttcttcccaTTTGTCTTTGTAGCAGAGACAAAACTTTCTGAGAAGAAGAAATTAGCTGAAAAaatcaaagaaaaggaaagtttACAAATGAAAAAACAAGAAGAGCTGAGAAAGCGGGTAAGTGTTTTTAAAGTAGGTGTTTTTAAAGTAGGTGTTTTTAAAGTAGGTGTTTTTTAAAGTAGGTGTTTTTAAAGTAGGTGTTTTTAAAGTAGGTGTTTTTTAAAGTAGGTGTTTTTAAAGTAGGTGTTTTTTAAAGTAGGTGTTTTTTAAAGTAGGTGTTTTTAAAGTAGGTGTTTTTAAAGTAGGTGTTTTTAAAGTAGGTGTTTTTTAAAGTAGGTGTTTTTAAAGTAGGTGTTTTTAAAGTAGGTGTTTTTTAAAGTAGGTGTTCGTCACCATAACCAACCCAGCTACTGCAACAGTGACTGCTAATTTGCTTATCAAAATTCAGCCGAAACTTGACCTTTTTGCTTTCAGCCAATTTCCCAAGTTATTGGAGTTGTATTTATCAAATTTTAATGTTTAATTTTAAATCTCTAGAAGAGACTTTACATTTTGATTTGGGCCCATATTAGGAaactaactgtactgtatttcaTCTGGTTttccagacccagattaagcctctAAATCAGCCCTAAAGGGTTTCACACAGTGTCCATGAATAACAAGTCATTGGCTGCTGCATCTGaaagtgtatttctttgtttgtttgttagttagAGGAATCACAGGAAACAGAACTCTCACCGGAGGATGAGCTAGCAGAGAAACTCAGAGTGAAGAAGCTACAGGAGGAAGCTGATCTTCTATTGGCTCAGGAGGCTTTCGGTAAGAGACCTGTATTACAGGAGGAGGTGTAAgtctctgaataagagtgtctgctaaatgactcaatgtACAGAAAAAGGAACTCTTGCTTATGGTCAGTAAGAAAATAAGTACATAGTTCAATTTGCTTATGCATAGAGCCACaaataaagtaccagtcaaaagtttggacacctactcattcaagggtttttcttcatttaaaaaaatatattttctacattgtagaataatagtgaagacatcaaaaatatgaaatgacacatatggaatcatgtagtaaccaaaaaagtgttaaacaaatcaatatattttagattcttcaaagtagccaccctttgccttgacagctttgcacactcttggcattctgtcaaccagcttcatgaggtagtcacgggAACGTCCTTGGTTGCaaccctcactaccgagttcaaaactTCCTCTgggagcaacgtcagcacaataactgttagtcgggagcttcatgaaatgggtttccatggccgagcagccgcacacaagcctaagatcaccatatgcaatgccaagtgtcggctggagtggtgtaaagctcgccactgttgaactctggagaagtggaaacgaATTCTCTGAAGTgttgaatcacacttcaccatctggcaggccaACAAAAAttatctgggtttggcagatgccaggagaacgctacctgcccgactgcatagtgccaactgtaaagtttggtggaggaagaataatggtctggggctgtttttcatggttcgggccccttagatccagtgaagggaaatctcaacactacagcatacaatgacattctagacgattctgtgctttcaaatttgtggaaacagtttggggaaggctctttcctgtttcagcatgactacccccgtgcacaaagcgaggtccatacagaaatggtttgtcgattagtgtggaagaacttgactgcctgcacagagacctgacctcaatcccatcgaacacctttgggataaattggaacgctgactgagccaggccttatcgcctaacatcagtgcccgacctcactaatgctcttgtggctgaatggaagtcccccgcagcaatgttccaacatctagtggaaagccttcccagaagagtggaggctgttatagcagcaaaggagggaccaactccatattaatgccttcccagaagagtggaggctgttatagcagcaaaggggggggaccaactccatgttaatgccttctcagaagagtggaggctgttatagcagcaaaggggggaccagttccacattaatgcccatgattttggaatgagatgttcaacgagcaggtgtccacatacttttggtcgtgtAGTGTATGTTGAATGATAAATATTTAAGGCTGACAGTCTACACGTATTACAGATTAATAGGAAGCTTTACAGAGTATCTGAGGTTTATATTGCAAAATGTCTGGTTTAAGTATCAAGAGTTTTAGACATTGTCAACACCAGTTGCCTGTGGAAAGCTTCATATCATGGTgcctgtgcgggtcgctacaatatcaTGGTGCTCCAATCATTTTCCCTTCTCAAATCAGGTGTCGCCAACAACGTCAAAGGAATTGATGGTATAAGCCCGTCTTCTAAAGATGAGTTCACAGAGTTTGAAAAGTTGTTAAAAGACAAGATATCACCTTTTGAGAGTTCCATACACTATTCCGGCTTCCTAGAGTCCTTGTTTCGAGACCTATGTCTCTCACGTAAGTATTGATTTAATAATATACAGTTTGAAAAGTAACCAATGTTATTGGCCATGCATCTCAACGGTCAGTGGGGCCTGTATTATGTCCCTGTATTATATGAAATAATGTTTTAACTGTGCACCTCTTATGTTACAGTGGATGTGGAGGACTTGAAAAGAGTCAGCAACTCCCTCACAGTCTTACTAAGTGAAAAACAGAAACAGGAAAAGGtttgttttttcattttatttaaatgACCGACAAGTATTGACATTTATCACCAGTACACATGGTCTACTTAGACTGCTATTCAGTCTTGtccgggtcatgttcattaggcatcaaacggaagaaaacagactggaaCAGTACCACCTGGAGTTGGGTGCCCTAATGGAAAttacgcaacaacaaaaaataattactGTCATAAGACAATACTAATCATCCCTCTTTATTTC encodes the following:
- the LOC112071117 gene encoding eukaryotic translation initiation factor 3 subunit J-A-like, whose product is MIRHTGKMAEGDSWDADTFDPDELVIGTKKAVVADKWEGEDEDDNIKDNWDDDEEECKKAEEKKAAETKLSEKKKLAEKIKEKESLQMKKQEELRKRLEESQETELSPEDELAEKLRVKKLQEEADLLLAQEAFGVANNVKGIDGISPSSKDEFTEFEKLLKDKISPFESSIHYSGFLESLFRDLCLSLDVEDLKRVSNSLTVLLSEKQKQEKQLNKGKKKKKGVVPAGGMKSKMKDDLADYGEFDGGYVQDYEDFM